Below is a genomic region from Lonchura striata isolate bLonStr1 chromosome 28, bLonStr1.mat, whole genome shotgun sequence.
GGGAGTCCAAGCTAGAGGTGGTGAGATCAGGAAGCCTGTATGACCTCCGAGCTTACAAGGGTGAGAGGAAACCCTCAAAACTctatgatgatgaggagcaagACCTGTACAGGGTCCCTCCACCCAACATCACACCTGAGAAAGCCAGGGAGCTCGAAGATGAGAGGAAAGAGGTCATCCGGAGCCAGGTGATGaggaaaagctccaccattGCGGAGAGGTGGAGCTCCATGGATGAGCTGGGCTCCATCAGCACGGGCGTGGGCAGCCAAGGTGAAGGCAGGCACACAGGCAGTGTCCCCACCAGCTTTGCCATCTGGTTTGACAAACcttccccaggcagggctgcaaCGCCCGTTGACCCTGAGAGTATTGACACGGAGCAGATCAACTTCTCTGCGGCTCGGCAGCAGTTCCTGATGCTGGAGAAGACCAGCCCGGGCTCATTtttcagcccagggcagcaggccATGTCCCCAAGGCCAGAATCAGTGACAAAAGCCTCCAGAGAAGAGTGGTACAGCCCTGATTTGGCCACAAAGAGTACGAGAGGCTACGGCAGTGCCGGTGCATCAAGTCAGAGCAGGACAGACAAGAGCGTTTACAAGATTGATGGCGTGTCCTCATACAAGACACCCGAGAAGGAGGAGGTTTATACTCCCAGAAAAGCTCACACAGAAAGGTCTTATCCCATCGGGAAGACATCCATCCTGACCAAAGCATGGTCCAGAGAAGACCTGGACTCTGGCTTGGGTGAGATGTACAACGAAGCCACTGCAGGCTATGCCAGCGATGGAAGCACCTCCAACGAGACCTCCAATGTGGATCTGAGGACCAGCAGCAATGGGCTGGGCAAGGAGACGAGGGTCAGCAATGAGACACCCATCGAGCGGGAGATCCGCATGGCCATGGAAAGGGAGGAGAACCTCTGGAAGGAAAGGGGGATTCAGCGGCTGACCTCCAGCAGCGAGCTGGTGGAGATCCAGACCAAGCCCGTCCTCAACATTCACATGTCTCCCGGCCCaggcaggaaagggaaggacAGAGGCCGCGCTTCCCTTTATGTCCAGAGGGAAATTGAACAGGAAACGAAGCGTGAGGAAGATCTGAAGAGGCAGGGGAGGCTGCTGGGGGCGTATGACCGGGGGacgcagcaggagctggaggagcgcAGGAGGGTGTTCGAGCAGGAGGAAGCCCCCCCACAGAAGCCCACTCCCCTGAAGcgggcagaggagaggaggagctgggttAAAGAGTTCGTGGCGGAGCAGCCCTCGAGCCCCAGCCCCGCAGAAGACACCACGGCTGGGAGAAGCAGCTACACAGCGAGCATCGCCCACTTCCAGCTGTCCCAGCCGCGCTTCGCCGCCAGCGAGAGGAGCCGGGAGCAGCCCTTGGTGTCCCAGCACGCTTCCGCCAGCGCCAGCAAATGGGGGAGCGAGGATTCCTGGGGAGGAAAGCTTCCCGGCTCCACCCTGAGCCCCGCCAGCACCGCTGTCCTGCCCAGAGAGTACTTGAAGCTCTCCTTCTGGAAGCCCAAGGTGTCCTTCGtggaggacatggggacacagagcCCACTGCGGAGGGAGGACGGCCGGGACGAGCAGTACCGGCTGCGGACGTGGAAGCCGCAGACATCGGCGCTGATCGAGGAGGAGATCCGGAGTGACctgcagagggaagaggagctccagcagcagcggcggcggctgATGGACACCTACAGCAACGCTGCTCCCCAGGAGGGCTCCCGCTCTCGGCACAGCTCCGGTaagggagcagagggacagagtgGCAGAGAAATGGTTCGGTGGGATGGCTGTAAGGATTCCTGTGTGCTGGTAGCAAGTTGTCCTGAGAGAACTTGATACCAGCACACTGGAGTCAGCAGAACTGCTGCTGAGGAGGAATAGGCTCTGCAGGATTCCAGAGCTGCTCAGGTCTCCATGAGCTTGTGTCACATTACAGCAGCAAACAGGGCTGGAAGGGCCCAGCTAATGTGTTTTACCCCTTGTTCCTGCAGTCCTGCAGGTTGGGCCCCAGGCATGGGGTCCCAGCTATGACCAAACCTGCTGGACCTGCTATGGAGGCATCTTTGGGGCAGGGGCCTGACACTCCTGTGGGTCTCCACCCCTGGGAGTGGAACTGAGGTCACCCCCCCAATGCTCTTTCTCTCAAAGCTGCCTCAGGTGCCAGTGGCAACTACTCAGTGTCCGAGTCTCCTGcctcctctcctgcctcacACCAGACGGGGATCCTGGGGCTGATCTCATCCTTCACCCCGCTGAGAGTGACCACTTCctcccagggcagtgcagaGACCCTCACCCCTGACTCGTCGCGTTCCAGCCCCTTCGAGGAGCGGAGGAGGAGGGTGAAGGAGGATGGAAAGGTGAACATGCCCACCCTGCTTGTGCCAAGTTGGGGGGCTTG
It encodes:
- the MISP gene encoding LOW QUALITY PROTEIN: mitotic interactor and substrate of PLK1 (The sequence of the model RefSeq protein was modified relative to this genomic sequence to represent the inferred CDS: deleted 2 bases in 1 codon), translating into MDRPARSRPLASAELGLRATSKLSSGPCLGRGWHRSDSCQEMDRVTRHLVFQLPQASHRHDSLADLRASSDDDVFGSAEHSTQRVENGYSWKRRSQSPSYFLEGGRDVWTPSPDRESKLEVVRSGSLYDLRAYKGERKPSKLYDDEEQDLYRVPPPNITPEKARELEDERKEVIRSQVMRKSSTIAERWSSMDELGSISTGVGSQGEGRHTGSVPTSFAIWFDKPSPGRAATPVDPESIDTEQINFSAARQQFLMLEKTSPGSFFSPGQQAMSPRPESVTKASREEWYSPDLATKSTRGYGSAGASSQSRTDKSVYKIDGVSSYKTPEKEEVYTPRKAHTERSYPIGKTSILTKAWSREDLDSGLGEMYNEATAGYASDGSTSNETSNVDLRTSSNGLGKETRVSNETPIEREIRMAMEREENLWKERGIQRLTSSSELVEIQTKPVLNIHMSPGPGRKGKDRGRASLYVQREIEQETKREEDLKRQGRLLGAYDRGTQQELEERRRVFEQEEAPPQKPTPLKRAEERRSWVKEFVAEQPSSPSPAEDTTAGRSSYTASIAHFQLSQPRFAASERSREQPLVSQHASASASKWGSEDSWGGKLPGSTLSPASTAVLPREYLKLSFWKPKVSFVEDMGTQSPLRREDGRDEQYRLRTWKPQTSALIEEEIRSDLQREEELQQQRRRLMDTYSNAAPQEGSRSRHSSAASGASGNYSVSESPASSPASHQTGILGLISSFTPLRVTTSSQGSAETLTPDSSRSSPFEERRRRVKEDGKYAGIEPVDKVNTEVVESTRVFRHKSVMAQRWEAGQYVRDED